The following proteins come from a genomic window of Sardina pilchardus chromosome 13, fSarPil1.1, whole genome shotgun sequence:
- the zbtb38 gene encoding zinc finger and BTB domain-containing protein 38 isoform X1 has protein sequence MSKHQHKNYTEGLLQDGSLASFSLPSRSLILQRKMTVASPSTRGLMDNSHPQSVLSKLSEQRCQGLFCDVTIVVEDVKFQAHRNILAATSGYFRNALTSPDVRTPGQVLELMDLRSEVFGHILNFIYNSKVVSMTAEDTKLLVAAGRRLGIPFLEKLTESDRQSTGATQGQASTNTKHQKHQQQKQKQKTQKPCAPKRETPRPEDPECTKGPRITNAFSITEVGAGNNPFTPLEPRHAGQQSPSLGNLPAACPAPSVTTAESEPTQALSEHSYAVSQGPHKPPQPDEAGQVNDKKNSKPTTTPPKTLTSRNFGPIKKRHRLSCIPTKTTPAPCDTSTTPAQVPDSCPVLQKAAADPLETPLSPLSTDAETVTSPAPELMPVTEDTTQVEREPPSLSPQEKPDAPTYRCEYCPEVFGNRALLNIHTQAHKRRFVSHLCCKHCHRKFMHLKRLRNHEQACTKAPKGPPQLEPQDKTSDTEEQTADIASNIDDSSESLPPLHLDDTFTLDPTLESPLAPRHILERVEKIKGSQRAYKCSVCKRAYVTLSSLKRHENVHSWHRAYPCHYCNKVFALAEYRTKHEIWHTGERRYQCIFCLETFMTYYILKNHQKSFHGIDPRLAVNKKSANGGFKGSVYPIKLYRLLPMKFRKKRYKSYSHTYSDAVEDQGFGTAPGDSYPATPFPSALPNSLDSVCNTQSLFSMPVTFMATPKTVAVGMPRVSFERPCDQDDMALSGLSDGEMPSIPSEQAERQDGLSDTEDNGSPFGYTTDPTEGNRVTENDAVSLREAGSNSSNIPFLHLNPTGSLESVNNRLGDLSAAAHTIEAMASQLLLPSAESLKPDKSVGGKTETYIAKPACPGPSIGSHVLPLCHITVKIGNEAIIRRKIKGSKLFPRKRKRKNWCQREGTNEPSPVEDTVGSPSLRLRTEVTTSIVETDPYDDPADPETDKLWRPYYSYKPKKKGKRLRSKHRRDKSVRYYTRPLSPEHSENFMEPDYSPRESLSSDNTEIRRTLRSNSPKQAHACSICKSLFSNEASLRMHALSCNRYICRTCGKQASTEEALSLGNPLADESRDFVCKSCMEDGSCFDANASRSQGTEKRYRCSFCPQRFLYLATKRSHEKKHQEKSGKGYSCQYCHKVCKTTAHLALHEKRHFIKTEESDNEDGEMETNSSTLLHRTFAINKEETKLEPWEGTEICAPSPAKEEEPTNADREGPYQDEDVGSDYKNPPVLSPRTENPFLVSLSELQKKTKHKRRYILDRPKSFGLEGHKQAAVGNLTQGQKGHLPSLGINSRSSPGMGFSSFLTKDPVPKGPTHHVPKHSLSKAQCRLWTEEPFFQGHK, from the exons CACAAAAACTATACAGAAGGGTTACTGCAAGATGGGTCGCTCGCCTCGTTCTCTCTACCATCGCGATCTCTGATTTTACAAAGAAAG atgacAGTGGCATCCCCCAGTACTCGAGGCCTGATGGACAACTCACACCCCCAGTCCGTCCTCAGCAAACTGAGTGAGCAACGTTGCCAGGGTCTGTTCTGTGATGTCACAATCGTGGTGGAGGACGTCAAGTTCCAAGCTCACCGCAACATCCTGGCAGCCACCAGTGGATATTTCCGGAATGCCCTGACGTCACCGGATGTCCGCACACCTGGGCAGGTGCTGGAGCTGATGGACCTAAGGTCTGAGGTGTTTGGTCACATCTTAAACTTCATATACAATTCTAAGGTGGTATCGATGACCGCAGAAGACACCAAGTTGCTAGTAGCAGCTGGAAGGCGGTTAGGGATTCCCTTTCTGGAGAAGCTCACAGAGTCAGACAGGCAGAGTACAGGGGCGACACAAGGTCAAGCgtccacaaacacaaaacatcaGAAACATCAACAGcaaaagcagaaacagaaaacccAAAAACCCTGCGCTCCAAAGAGAGAAACCCCAAGGCCTGAGGATCCCGAATGTACAAAAGGCCCACGGATAACAAACGCCTTTTCCATCACAGAGGTCGGAGCCGGGAACAACCCCTTCACTCCCCTCGAGCCACGGCATGCAGGGCAGCAGTCACCAAGCCTGGGCAACCTCCCAGCTGCCTGCCCTGCCCCAAGCGTGACCACAGCAGAGAGCGAGCCGACCCAGGCCCTGTCAGAACATTCATATGCAGTGAGTCAGGGCCCACACAAGCCGCCGCAACCTGATGAGGCAGGACAGGTGAACGACAAGAAAAACAGCAAGCCTACCACCACGCCGCCAAAGACACTGACAAGTCGCAACTTTGGCCCCATCAAGAAGCGCCACAGGCTCAGCTGCATCCCCACAAAGACCACACCAGCCCCATGCGACACATCAACCACTCCTGCACAGGTGCCTGACAGCTGCCCTGTCCTGCAGAAAGCAGCAGCAGATCCTCTAGAAACTCCACTGTCTCCCTTATCCACAGATGCTGAAACTGTGACAAGTCCAGCACCTGAGTTGATGCCTGTGACTGAGGACACTACCCAGGTAGAAAGAGAGCCCCCTTCCCTTAGTCCCCAGGAAAAGCCTGATGCACCAACATATCGCTGTGAGTACTGCCCTGAAGTGTTTGGCAACAGAGCCCTccttaacatacacacacaggcgcacaagAGGAGGTTCGTCAGTCATCTGTGTTGCAAGCACTGTCACAGGAAATTCATGCACCTGAAGAGGTTGCGCAATCATGAGCAAGCGTGCACAAAGGCACCGAAAGGTCCACCCCAACTTGAGCCACAAGACAAAACCTCAGACACAGAAGAGCAAACCGCTGATATTGCATCCAATATAGATGACTCGTCAGAGTCTCTGCCGCCGCTACACCTTGACGATACATTCACCCTTGATCCCACGCTGGAAAGCCCCCTCGCTCCACGGCACATCTTGGAGAGGGTTGAGAAAATCAAAGGAAGCCAAAGGGCTTACAAATGTAGTGTATGTAAACGAGCCTATGTGACACTTTCTAGTCTGAAGAGGCACGAGAATGTGCACTCGTGGCACAGGGCCTACCCCTGTCATTACTGTAACAAAGTGTTTGCCTTGGCCGAGTACCGAACCAAGCATGAGATCTGGCATACTGGAGAGCGACGTTACCAGTGCATATTCTGCCTTGAGACCTTCATGACGTACTACATCCTGAAAAACCACCAGAAGTCCTTTCATGGAATTGACCCAAGGTTGGCTGTGAATAAAAAGTCTGCCAACGGAGGCTTCAAGGGAAGCGTCTACCCCATAAAGCTTTACCGGCTACTGCCCATGAAGTTCAGAAAGAAGCGTTACAAGTCATATAGCCACACATACTCTGATGCCGTGGAAGATCAGGGCTTTGGCACTGCTCCAGGAGACTCCTACCCTGCCACTCCATTTCCCAGTGCTCTCCCGAACAGCCTCGATAGCGTTTGCAACACTCAGTCTTTGTTTTCCATGCCGGTCACTTTCATGGCCACCCCCAAAACAGTGGCGGTCGGGATGCCTCGCGTCAGCTTCGAAAGACCGTGTGACCAAGACGACATGGCGCTCTCTGGACTCTCTGATGGGGAAATGCCGAGCATTCCATCGGAGCAAGCAGAAAGACAAGACGGACTGTCAGACACGGAAGACAATGGATCACCCTTTGGATACACAACAGATCCGACAGAAGGAAACAGAGTGACAGAAAATGATGCAGTATCTCTGAGAGAGGCAGGAAGCAACAGTAGTAACATACCGTTCCTCCACCTGAATCCCACCGGTTCCttggaaagtgtgaataacagACTTGGTGACTTGTCTGCAGCGGCACACACTATCGAGGCCATGGCTAGCCAGCTGCTTCTTCCCAGTGCAGAGAGTCTGAAACCAGATAAGTCAGTGGGAGGCAAAACGGAGACATACATCGCAAAGCCAGCATGTCCAGGTCCATCCATAGGTAGCCACGTTCTACCCCTCTGTCACATTACTGTCAAAATTGGCAATGAAGCAATCATTCGCCGCAAAATCAAAGGCTCAAAGTTATTcccaagaaaaagaaaaaggaaaaattggtgtcagagagagggaacaaatgAACCTAGTCCAGTGGAAGACACTGTTGGAAGTCCAAGCCTTCGTCTAAGGACAGAAGTCACCACGTCCATAGTAGAGACTGATCCATATGATGATCCAGCTGATCCTGAAACTGACAAGCTATGGCGTCCATATTATTCTTATAAGCcgaaaaagaaagggaagaggTTACGATCAAAACATAGGCGAGATAAGTCTGTGAGGTATTACACAAGACCCTTATCACCCGAGCATTCAGAAAACTTCATGGAGCCAGACTACAGTCCCAGAGAGAGCCTTTCATCCGATAATACAGAAATCAGAAGAACCCTCAGAAGTAACAGCCCCAAACAAGCACATGCGTGCAGCATCTGCAAGAGCCTGTTCTCCAACGAGGCCTCGCTCAGGATGCACGCCTTAAGTTGCAACCGGTACATCTGCCGAACGTGTGGCAAGCAAGCTTCCACAGAAGAGGCCCTGAGTCTGGGGAACCCGCTGGCAGACGAGAGCCGGGATTTTGTCTGCAAAAGTTGCATGGAGGACGGCTCCTGTTTCGACGCCAACGCAAGCCGCAGCCAGGGAACGGAGAAGCGCTACCGCTGTTCCTTTTGCCCTCAGCGCTTCCTTTACCTTGCCACTAAGAGGAGCCACGAGAAGAAGCACCAGGAAAAGTCCGGAAAAGGGTACAGCTGCCAATACTGTCACAAGGTCTGCAAGACCACCGCTCACCTGGCTCTGCACGAAAAGCGCCACTTCATCAAGACCGAGGAGAGTGATAACGAAGATGGTGAGATGGAGACCAACAGCTCGACCCTGTTGCACAGGACGTTTGCCATCAATAAGGAGGAAACAAAGCTGGAGCCATGGGAAGGGACTGAGATCTGTGCCCCTTCTCCCGCTAAGGAAGAGGAACCAACAAACGCTGACCGCGAGGGGCCTTATCAGGATGAAGATGTCGGAAGCGACTATAAAAACCCTCCTGTGTTGAGTCCCCGCACAGAAAACCCCTTTCTTGTGTCTCTTTCGGAGCTGCAGAAGAAGACAAAACATAAGCGAAGATACATTCTTGACCGTCCCAAAAGCTTCGGCCTAGAGGGGCATAAACAGGCTGCTGTTGGTAACCTAACACAGGGCCAAAAAGGCCATTTGCCCAGTCTCGGGATAAACAGCCGTTCCAGTCCCGGGATGGGCTTCTCTTCCTTTCTGACAAAAGACCCTGTCCCTAAGGGACCCACCCATCATGTACCCAAGCATAGCCTATCCAAGGCACAGTGTCGCTTGTGGACAGAAGAACCATTTTTTCAGGGGCACAAGTAA
- the zbtb38 gene encoding zinc finger and BTB domain-containing protein 38 isoform X2: MSKHQMTVASPSTRGLMDNSHPQSVLSKLSEQRCQGLFCDVTIVVEDVKFQAHRNILAATSGYFRNALTSPDVRTPGQVLELMDLRSEVFGHILNFIYNSKVVSMTAEDTKLLVAAGRRLGIPFLEKLTESDRQSTGATQGQASTNTKHQKHQQQKQKQKTQKPCAPKRETPRPEDPECTKGPRITNAFSITEVGAGNNPFTPLEPRHAGQQSPSLGNLPAACPAPSVTTAESEPTQALSEHSYAVSQGPHKPPQPDEAGQVNDKKNSKPTTTPPKTLTSRNFGPIKKRHRLSCIPTKTTPAPCDTSTTPAQVPDSCPVLQKAAADPLETPLSPLSTDAETVTSPAPELMPVTEDTTQVEREPPSLSPQEKPDAPTYRCEYCPEVFGNRALLNIHTQAHKRRFVSHLCCKHCHRKFMHLKRLRNHEQACTKAPKGPPQLEPQDKTSDTEEQTADIASNIDDSSESLPPLHLDDTFTLDPTLESPLAPRHILERVEKIKGSQRAYKCSVCKRAYVTLSSLKRHENVHSWHRAYPCHYCNKVFALAEYRTKHEIWHTGERRYQCIFCLETFMTYYILKNHQKSFHGIDPRLAVNKKSANGGFKGSVYPIKLYRLLPMKFRKKRYKSYSHTYSDAVEDQGFGTAPGDSYPATPFPSALPNSLDSVCNTQSLFSMPVTFMATPKTVAVGMPRVSFERPCDQDDMALSGLSDGEMPSIPSEQAERQDGLSDTEDNGSPFGYTTDPTEGNRVTENDAVSLREAGSNSSNIPFLHLNPTGSLESVNNRLGDLSAAAHTIEAMASQLLLPSAESLKPDKSVGGKTETYIAKPACPGPSIGSHVLPLCHITVKIGNEAIIRRKIKGSKLFPRKRKRKNWCQREGTNEPSPVEDTVGSPSLRLRTEVTTSIVETDPYDDPADPETDKLWRPYYSYKPKKKGKRLRSKHRRDKSVRYYTRPLSPEHSENFMEPDYSPRESLSSDNTEIRRTLRSNSPKQAHACSICKSLFSNEASLRMHALSCNRYICRTCGKQASTEEALSLGNPLADESRDFVCKSCMEDGSCFDANASRSQGTEKRYRCSFCPQRFLYLATKRSHEKKHQEKSGKGYSCQYCHKVCKTTAHLALHEKRHFIKTEESDNEDGEMETNSSTLLHRTFAINKEETKLEPWEGTEICAPSPAKEEEPTNADREGPYQDEDVGSDYKNPPVLSPRTENPFLVSLSELQKKTKHKRRYILDRPKSFGLEGHKQAAVGNLTQGQKGHLPSLGINSRSSPGMGFSSFLTKDPVPKGPTHHVPKHSLSKAQCRLWTEEPFFQGHK; the protein is encoded by the coding sequence atgacAGTGGCATCCCCCAGTACTCGAGGCCTGATGGACAACTCACACCCCCAGTCCGTCCTCAGCAAACTGAGTGAGCAACGTTGCCAGGGTCTGTTCTGTGATGTCACAATCGTGGTGGAGGACGTCAAGTTCCAAGCTCACCGCAACATCCTGGCAGCCACCAGTGGATATTTCCGGAATGCCCTGACGTCACCGGATGTCCGCACACCTGGGCAGGTGCTGGAGCTGATGGACCTAAGGTCTGAGGTGTTTGGTCACATCTTAAACTTCATATACAATTCTAAGGTGGTATCGATGACCGCAGAAGACACCAAGTTGCTAGTAGCAGCTGGAAGGCGGTTAGGGATTCCCTTTCTGGAGAAGCTCACAGAGTCAGACAGGCAGAGTACAGGGGCGACACAAGGTCAAGCgtccacaaacacaaaacatcaGAAACATCAACAGcaaaagcagaaacagaaaacccAAAAACCCTGCGCTCCAAAGAGAGAAACCCCAAGGCCTGAGGATCCCGAATGTACAAAAGGCCCACGGATAACAAACGCCTTTTCCATCACAGAGGTCGGAGCCGGGAACAACCCCTTCACTCCCCTCGAGCCACGGCATGCAGGGCAGCAGTCACCAAGCCTGGGCAACCTCCCAGCTGCCTGCCCTGCCCCAAGCGTGACCACAGCAGAGAGCGAGCCGACCCAGGCCCTGTCAGAACATTCATATGCAGTGAGTCAGGGCCCACACAAGCCGCCGCAACCTGATGAGGCAGGACAGGTGAACGACAAGAAAAACAGCAAGCCTACCACCACGCCGCCAAAGACACTGACAAGTCGCAACTTTGGCCCCATCAAGAAGCGCCACAGGCTCAGCTGCATCCCCACAAAGACCACACCAGCCCCATGCGACACATCAACCACTCCTGCACAGGTGCCTGACAGCTGCCCTGTCCTGCAGAAAGCAGCAGCAGATCCTCTAGAAACTCCACTGTCTCCCTTATCCACAGATGCTGAAACTGTGACAAGTCCAGCACCTGAGTTGATGCCTGTGACTGAGGACACTACCCAGGTAGAAAGAGAGCCCCCTTCCCTTAGTCCCCAGGAAAAGCCTGATGCACCAACATATCGCTGTGAGTACTGCCCTGAAGTGTTTGGCAACAGAGCCCTccttaacatacacacacaggcgcacaagAGGAGGTTCGTCAGTCATCTGTGTTGCAAGCACTGTCACAGGAAATTCATGCACCTGAAGAGGTTGCGCAATCATGAGCAAGCGTGCACAAAGGCACCGAAAGGTCCACCCCAACTTGAGCCACAAGACAAAACCTCAGACACAGAAGAGCAAACCGCTGATATTGCATCCAATATAGATGACTCGTCAGAGTCTCTGCCGCCGCTACACCTTGACGATACATTCACCCTTGATCCCACGCTGGAAAGCCCCCTCGCTCCACGGCACATCTTGGAGAGGGTTGAGAAAATCAAAGGAAGCCAAAGGGCTTACAAATGTAGTGTATGTAAACGAGCCTATGTGACACTTTCTAGTCTGAAGAGGCACGAGAATGTGCACTCGTGGCACAGGGCCTACCCCTGTCATTACTGTAACAAAGTGTTTGCCTTGGCCGAGTACCGAACCAAGCATGAGATCTGGCATACTGGAGAGCGACGTTACCAGTGCATATTCTGCCTTGAGACCTTCATGACGTACTACATCCTGAAAAACCACCAGAAGTCCTTTCATGGAATTGACCCAAGGTTGGCTGTGAATAAAAAGTCTGCCAACGGAGGCTTCAAGGGAAGCGTCTACCCCATAAAGCTTTACCGGCTACTGCCCATGAAGTTCAGAAAGAAGCGTTACAAGTCATATAGCCACACATACTCTGATGCCGTGGAAGATCAGGGCTTTGGCACTGCTCCAGGAGACTCCTACCCTGCCACTCCATTTCCCAGTGCTCTCCCGAACAGCCTCGATAGCGTTTGCAACACTCAGTCTTTGTTTTCCATGCCGGTCACTTTCATGGCCACCCCCAAAACAGTGGCGGTCGGGATGCCTCGCGTCAGCTTCGAAAGACCGTGTGACCAAGACGACATGGCGCTCTCTGGACTCTCTGATGGGGAAATGCCGAGCATTCCATCGGAGCAAGCAGAAAGACAAGACGGACTGTCAGACACGGAAGACAATGGATCACCCTTTGGATACACAACAGATCCGACAGAAGGAAACAGAGTGACAGAAAATGATGCAGTATCTCTGAGAGAGGCAGGAAGCAACAGTAGTAACATACCGTTCCTCCACCTGAATCCCACCGGTTCCttggaaagtgtgaataacagACTTGGTGACTTGTCTGCAGCGGCACACACTATCGAGGCCATGGCTAGCCAGCTGCTTCTTCCCAGTGCAGAGAGTCTGAAACCAGATAAGTCAGTGGGAGGCAAAACGGAGACATACATCGCAAAGCCAGCATGTCCAGGTCCATCCATAGGTAGCCACGTTCTACCCCTCTGTCACATTACTGTCAAAATTGGCAATGAAGCAATCATTCGCCGCAAAATCAAAGGCTCAAAGTTATTcccaagaaaaagaaaaaggaaaaattggtgtcagagagagggaacaaatgAACCTAGTCCAGTGGAAGACACTGTTGGAAGTCCAAGCCTTCGTCTAAGGACAGAAGTCACCACGTCCATAGTAGAGACTGATCCATATGATGATCCAGCTGATCCTGAAACTGACAAGCTATGGCGTCCATATTATTCTTATAAGCcgaaaaagaaagggaagaggTTACGATCAAAACATAGGCGAGATAAGTCTGTGAGGTATTACACAAGACCCTTATCACCCGAGCATTCAGAAAACTTCATGGAGCCAGACTACAGTCCCAGAGAGAGCCTTTCATCCGATAATACAGAAATCAGAAGAACCCTCAGAAGTAACAGCCCCAAACAAGCACATGCGTGCAGCATCTGCAAGAGCCTGTTCTCCAACGAGGCCTCGCTCAGGATGCACGCCTTAAGTTGCAACCGGTACATCTGCCGAACGTGTGGCAAGCAAGCTTCCACAGAAGAGGCCCTGAGTCTGGGGAACCCGCTGGCAGACGAGAGCCGGGATTTTGTCTGCAAAAGTTGCATGGAGGACGGCTCCTGTTTCGACGCCAACGCAAGCCGCAGCCAGGGAACGGAGAAGCGCTACCGCTGTTCCTTTTGCCCTCAGCGCTTCCTTTACCTTGCCACTAAGAGGAGCCACGAGAAGAAGCACCAGGAAAAGTCCGGAAAAGGGTACAGCTGCCAATACTGTCACAAGGTCTGCAAGACCACCGCTCACCTGGCTCTGCACGAAAAGCGCCACTTCATCAAGACCGAGGAGAGTGATAACGAAGATGGTGAGATGGAGACCAACAGCTCGACCCTGTTGCACAGGACGTTTGCCATCAATAAGGAGGAAACAAAGCTGGAGCCATGGGAAGGGACTGAGATCTGTGCCCCTTCTCCCGCTAAGGAAGAGGAACCAACAAACGCTGACCGCGAGGGGCCTTATCAGGATGAAGATGTCGGAAGCGACTATAAAAACCCTCCTGTGTTGAGTCCCCGCACAGAAAACCCCTTTCTTGTGTCTCTTTCGGAGCTGCAGAAGAAGACAAAACATAAGCGAAGATACATTCTTGACCGTCCCAAAAGCTTCGGCCTAGAGGGGCATAAACAGGCTGCTGTTGGTAACCTAACACAGGGCCAAAAAGGCCATTTGCCCAGTCTCGGGATAAACAGCCGTTCCAGTCCCGGGATGGGCTTCTCTTCCTTTCTGACAAAAGACCCTGTCCCTAAGGGACCCACCCATCATGTACCCAAGCATAGCCTATCCAAGGCACAGTGTCGCTTGTGGACAGAAGAACCATTTTTTCAGGGGCACAAGTAA